Proteins found in one Brevibacillus brevis genomic segment:
- a CDS encoding acyl-CoA thioesterase, with the protein MRGATQMMTEARPIQQSRTFLTDLVLPPDTNHHHTIFGGKVMAYVDKIACIAAMRHCRKPVVTASSDSFDFLAPIKTGEALNLEAYVTWTHKTSMEVFVRVEAENLLTGEKRMTARAYLTMIALDDQGKPTSVPGVIPDTEEERIQYEKAKERHVLRRKRKEER; encoded by the coding sequence ATGAGAGGAGCCACACAAATGATGACAGAAGCGCGACCGATCCAACAATCGAGAACCTTTTTGACTGATCTCGTCTTGCCGCCGGATACCAATCACCACCATACCATTTTCGGCGGGAAAGTCATGGCATACGTTGACAAGATCGCCTGCATCGCAGCCATGCGGCATTGCCGTAAGCCTGTTGTCACTGCGTCCAGCGATTCCTTTGATTTTCTAGCGCCAATCAAGACGGGGGAAGCACTCAACCTGGAGGCATATGTCACCTGGACCCATAAGACATCGATGGAAGTATTCGTGAGAGTGGAAGCGGAGAACTTGTTGACCGGAGAAAAGCGGATGACAGCCCGTGCGTATCTGACGATGATTGCCCTCGACGATCAAGGAAAGCCGACGAGCGTGCCTGGTGTCATTCCTGATACAGAAGAAGAGCGGATACAGTATGAAAAAGCGAAGGAACGCCATGTATTGAGAAGGAAGCGGAAGGAAGAGAGGTAA
- the nrdF gene encoding class 1b ribonucleoside-diphosphate reductase subunit beta → MKAVNWNRPDDDFTMTFWNQNIMQFWTDDEIPLSDDKMAWMELSATERDTYKKVLGGLTLLDTVQGGVGMPKIMEHVDGLQRKAVLAFMGMMEQIHAKSYSSIFTTLASTEEIDGIFSWVENNPHLQKKAALISKRYQEIEKPKDLYMAMVASVFLESYLFYSGFFYPLYLAGQGKMTSSGEIIDLIVRDESIHGLYVGVLAQEVYQGLSVVEQTAAKEELYALLHELQENEEAYTTSLYTEIGLADEVHAYVRYNANKALMNLGLDPLFPEEEVNPIVLNGIRTQTKQHDFFSKKGNGYVRTLNVEPLTDDDFRF, encoded by the coding sequence ATGAAAGCAGTCAATTGGAACAGGCCGGACGACGATTTTACGATGACGTTTTGGAATCAAAACATCATGCAGTTCTGGACGGATGATGAGATTCCGCTATCAGATGACAAGATGGCCTGGATGGAGCTCAGTGCAACTGAACGGGACACGTATAAAAAAGTATTGGGCGGTCTCACCTTGCTGGATACGGTTCAAGGTGGAGTAGGGATGCCGAAAATCATGGAGCATGTCGATGGACTGCAAAGAAAAGCGGTTCTCGCCTTCATGGGCATGATGGAGCAAATCCATGCCAAATCGTACAGCAGTATTTTTACCACGCTGGCATCGACAGAAGAGATTGACGGTATTTTTTCGTGGGTAGAAAATAATCCACATCTGCAAAAGAAAGCGGCCCTCATCTCGAAACGCTATCAAGAAATTGAGAAACCGAAAGATTTGTATATGGCGATGGTAGCGTCCGTCTTCCTGGAAAGTTATCTGTTTTACAGCGGCTTCTTCTATCCGCTCTATTTGGCGGGTCAAGGAAAGATGACAAGCAGCGGGGAAATTATCGATTTGATTGTTCGCGACGAGAGCATCCATGGACTCTATGTCGGCGTTCTCGCGCAAGAAGTCTATCAAGGTCTGAGTGTGGTCGAGCAGACCGCAGCAAAAGAGGAGCTGTATGCCCTTTTGCATGAGCTGCAAGAAAATGAAGAGGCCTATACGACTTCGTTGTATACGGAAATCGGATTGGCTGACGAGGTTCATGCCTACGTGCGCTACAACGCGAACAAGGCATTGATGAATTTGGGGCTGGACCCGCTTTTCCCGGAGGAAGAAGTGAACCCAATCGTGCTGAACGGAATTCGTACGCAGACGAAGCAGCATGACTTCTTCTCGAAAAAAGGAAATGGTTATGTCCGCACGCTAAACGTAGAACCATTGACGGACGATGATTTTAGATTTTAG
- a CDS encoding alpha-ketoacid dehydrogenase subunit beta — protein sequence MTKKMSMSQAINEAMKLAMRRDENVILMGEDVAGGAQVDHLQDEEAWGGVLGVTKGLVQEFGRGRVLDTPITEAGYIGAAMAAATTGLRPIAELMFNDFIGSCLDQVLNQGAKFRYMFGGKAQVPVTIRTTHGAGFRAAAQHSQSLYALFTAIPGIKVVVPSTPADAKGLLLASIEDNDPVIFFEDKTLYNMTGEVPDGYYTIPIGKADIKRAGSDLTIVAVGKQVHTALEAAEQLARKGIETEVVDPRSLSPLDEDAILGSVQKTNRLIVIDEANPRCSIATDIAALVADKGFDSLDAPIKRITAPHTPVPFSPVLEDLYLPTPQTVIQVVSELLGDKSLLSV from the coding sequence ATGACCAAAAAAATGAGCATGTCGCAGGCAATCAACGAGGCGATGAAACTCGCGATGCGCAGAGACGAAAATGTGATTTTGATGGGCGAGGATGTAGCTGGCGGGGCACAGGTCGACCATTTGCAGGATGAAGAGGCATGGGGAGGCGTTCTCGGGGTAACGAAAGGCCTCGTCCAGGAGTTCGGAAGAGGGCGGGTGCTGGATACCCCGATTACCGAAGCGGGCTATATCGGGGCGGCGATGGCTGCTGCGACCACTGGTCTTCGCCCGATTGCGGAATTGATGTTCAACGATTTCATCGGGAGCTGTCTGGATCAGGTGTTGAACCAGGGGGCCAAGTTCCGGTACATGTTTGGCGGCAAAGCACAGGTGCCGGTTACGATCCGCACGACGCACGGCGCCGGATTCCGGGCGGCGGCGCAGCATTCGCAAAGCCTTTATGCTCTGTTCACGGCCATTCCTGGCATTAAAGTGGTGGTCCCGTCCACACCTGCTGACGCGAAAGGGCTGCTGCTGGCATCCATCGAGGACAATGACCCCGTAATCTTCTTTGAGGATAAAACGCTATACAACATGACGGGGGAGGTGCCAGACGGTTATTACACAATTCCGATCGGCAAGGCGGACATCAAGCGTGCCGGTTCGGATTTGACGATCGTCGCGGTTGGTAAACAGGTGCATACAGCCTTGGAGGCGGCGGAGCAGCTCGCCAGGAAAGGAATTGAAACAGAGGTCGTCGATCCGCGCAGCCTGTCGCCGCTCGATGAGGATGCGATCTTGGGGTCCGTTCAAAAGACGAATCGGCTGATTGTCATCGACGAGGCAAATCCACGCTGCAGCATTGCGACTGACATCGCGGCCTTGGTCGCGGATAAAGGCTTCGACAGTCTGGATGCGCCGATCAAGCGGATTACAGCACCGCATACCCCGGTTCCGTTCTCACCAGTGCTGGAGGACCTGTACTTACCGACGCCACAAACGGTGATTCAAGTGGTATCCGAATTGCTTGGCGACAAATCGCTGTTGAGTGTCTGA
- the metE gene encoding 5-methyltetrahydropteroyltriglutamate--homocysteine S-methyltransferase, translating to MKSSNLGYPRIGKNREWKKALEAFWAGTLDEASLVQQMEQIRHQNLLVQQEKGVELIPVGDFTYYDHMLDMAVMFGLVPKRYEYEGGPVSLATYFAMARGSKEAVASEMTKWFNTNYHYIVPEFGERQPTITENKPLQAYLEAKEKYGIIGKPVIVGPYTFVKLSKGYEKNELEIVVDQLVPLYIDVLQELELHGVEWVQIDEPAFVLDVSEQERALIKRIYAQMGQALPHLQCMLQTYFEAVDWYEELVSLPVKGIGLDFVHGSKRNLTNLKKHGFPAEKILAAGIIDGRNIWRASIEEKWELVKEISEIVPLEKLWLQPSSSLLHVPVTVEAESGLPEEVMPALAFSDEKLGEVQLLVQGFRYGKYVISKEIAQNEADLLKLALSPARNRGEVKNALRQIATAKLERSVSYPERREIQQNTWKLPLLPTTTIGSFPQTAEVRQARQQFKKGSWTVEQYDAFIQAQIKEWIKIQEELGLDVLVHGEFERTDMVEYFGEKLDGFLFTKNGWVQSYGSRCVKPPIIYGDVEFVAPMTVKESVYAKSLTDKPMKGMLTGPATILNWSFARVDVSREEVCEQIALALRKEVEALEEAGILMIQVDEPALREGLPLKKEEQAAYLEWAVRAFRLATSTVAPSTQIHTHMCYCEFHDFMDVISELDADVISIETSRSHGELVSVFETGTYDKGIGLGVYDIHSPRVPAVSEMEDMVARGVQVLPPDQFWINPDCGLKTRGREETVQSLRNMVAATKAIRSRLTAQ from the coding sequence ATGAAAAGCAGCAATTTGGGATATCCACGGATCGGGAAGAACCGCGAGTGGAAAAAGGCATTGGAAGCATTTTGGGCTGGCACCCTCGATGAGGCAAGCCTGGTTCAGCAAATGGAGCAAATCCGTCACCAAAACCTGTTGGTTCAGCAGGAAAAAGGGGTCGAGCTGATCCCTGTAGGTGACTTTACGTACTACGATCACATGCTGGATATGGCTGTGATGTTTGGATTGGTCCCCAAGCGCTATGAATACGAGGGCGGCCCGGTTTCATTAGCGACATACTTCGCCATGGCTCGCGGTTCGAAAGAAGCTGTCGCCAGCGAAATGACGAAATGGTTTAACACGAACTACCATTATATCGTCCCGGAATTCGGGGAACGACAACCAACCATAACCGAGAACAAGCCTCTCCAGGCATATTTGGAGGCCAAAGAAAAGTATGGCATCATCGGAAAGCCCGTCATTGTAGGCCCGTATACGTTTGTCAAATTGTCCAAAGGATATGAGAAAAACGAATTGGAGATCGTCGTGGATCAACTCGTACCGCTCTACATAGACGTTCTCCAGGAGTTGGAGCTGCACGGTGTGGAATGGGTGCAAATCGATGAGCCTGCATTTGTACTGGATGTTTCGGAGCAAGAACGCGCCCTCATCAAGCGTATCTATGCGCAAATGGGTCAAGCTCTACCACATCTGCAGTGCATGCTGCAAACCTATTTTGAAGCAGTGGATTGGTATGAGGAGCTGGTTTCCTTACCGGTAAAAGGAATCGGTCTTGATTTTGTACACGGATCGAAGCGAAATCTAACCAATCTGAAAAAACACGGGTTTCCAGCAGAAAAGATTCTCGCAGCGGGAATCATCGACGGTCGAAACATATGGCGTGCATCCATTGAGGAGAAATGGGAGCTGGTCAAAGAAATTTCCGAGATTGTTCCGCTCGAAAAGCTGTGGCTGCAGCCGTCCAGTAGTTTGTTGCATGTACCGGTAACGGTTGAGGCAGAGAGCGGTTTGCCAGAGGAAGTCATGCCTGCATTGGCGTTTTCCGACGAAAAACTGGGGGAAGTACAGCTTTTAGTCCAAGGATTCCGATACGGTAAATATGTTATATCAAAAGAGATCGCCCAAAATGAAGCGGACTTGCTGAAGCTAGCATTATCCCCAGCGAGGAATCGGGGAGAAGTAAAGAATGCTTTACGTCAAATCGCTACTGCAAAACTTGAAAGAAGTGTTTCTTATCCCGAACGTCGAGAGATTCAACAAAATACGTGGAAGTTGCCACTGCTGCCAACTACCACAATCGGAAGCTTCCCGCAGACGGCAGAGGTTCGCCAAGCCCGACAACAGTTTAAAAAAGGGAGTTGGACAGTGGAGCAATACGATGCTTTCATTCAGGCGCAAATCAAGGAATGGATCAAGATCCAAGAAGAGCTCGGACTGGATGTCCTGGTCCATGGTGAGTTCGAACGAACAGATATGGTTGAGTATTTTGGCGAAAAGCTCGATGGCTTTTTGTTCACGAAAAACGGCTGGGTGCAATCATATGGCTCCCGCTGCGTCAAGCCTCCTATTATTTACGGAGATGTAGAGTTTGTGGCACCAATGACGGTCAAGGAAAGTGTGTATGCAAAATCATTGACCGACAAACCAATGAAGGGCATGTTAACGGGCCCAGCAACCATTTTGAACTGGTCGTTTGCTCGGGTAGATGTCTCCAGAGAAGAAGTGTGCGAACAAATTGCCTTGGCATTGCGAAAGGAAGTAGAAGCCTTGGAAGAAGCGGGGATTCTCATGATTCAAGTCGATGAACCAGCGCTGCGCGAAGGACTTCCGCTCAAAAAAGAAGAGCAAGCCGCTTATCTCGAATGGGCAGTCAGAGCGTTTCGTCTAGCGACCTCTACCGTTGCGCCGAGCACACAGATTCATACACATATGTGCTACTGCGAATTCCATGATTTCATGGATGTCATCAGTGAGCTCGATGCCGATGTGATTTCGATTGAGACTTCCCGCAGCCACGGAGAGCTCGTGTCAGTGTTCGAAACAGGTACATATGACAAAGGCATCGGGCTCGGCGTATACGATATCCATAGCCCCCGAGTTCCAGCTGTCTCTGAGATGGAAGATATGGTAGCCCGAGGTGTACAAGTACTTCCACCTGATCAATTTTGGATTAACCCGGATTGCGGGCTGAAGACAAGAGGGAGAGAAGAAACCGTTCAGTCATTGCGAAACATGGTTGCGGCAACCAAAGCGATTCGGAGTCGTTTGACAGCCCAGTAG
- a CDS encoding thiamine pyrophosphate-dependent dehydrogenase E1 component subunit alpha, with protein MTKVDQQVKGIPLSREKAAWMYQKMLEIRKFEDKVHDLFGQGKIPGFVHLYAGEEAIAVGLCAHLDDSDTITSTHRGHGHCIAKGCDLNGMMAEIYGRATGLCKGKGGSMHIADLDKGMLGANGIVGGGYPLACGAALTAKYKQTGAVSVCFFGDGANNQGTFHEGINLAAIWKLPAVFVAENNGYGEATPFSYASSCKTIADRAIAYNIPGIRVDGKDVLAVYQAAQEAIERARRGEGPTLIECVTYRNYGHFEGDAQKYKKEEDKKAHLSEIDAIRKFRNDLLSEKLFTENELDEIEAAVDKAVEEAVAFSENSPYPEPSELLTDVYVSY; from the coding sequence ATGACGAAAGTGGATCAGCAAGTCAAAGGGATTCCGTTGTCCCGCGAAAAGGCCGCTTGGATGTACCAAAAAATGCTGGAGATCCGGAAGTTCGAGGACAAGGTGCACGACCTGTTCGGCCAAGGGAAAATCCCTGGTTTCGTCCATTTATACGCGGGGGAGGAGGCCATCGCGGTCGGGCTTTGCGCGCACCTGGACGACAGCGATACCATTACCAGCACGCATCGCGGGCACGGACACTGCATCGCAAAGGGGTGCGATCTGAATGGAATGATGGCGGAGATTTACGGTAGAGCCACGGGACTTTGCAAAGGGAAGGGAGGCTCCATGCACATTGCGGATTTGGACAAAGGAATGCTCGGGGCGAACGGCATTGTCGGTGGAGGCTATCCGCTTGCTTGCGGAGCCGCTTTGACTGCCAAGTACAAGCAGACAGGCGCTGTAAGCGTATGTTTCTTTGGTGACGGAGCGAACAACCAGGGGACGTTCCATGAGGGGATCAACCTGGCAGCCATTTGGAAGCTGCCAGCCGTGTTTGTAGCAGAGAACAACGGATATGGGGAAGCCACGCCGTTTTCGTACGCCTCCAGCTGCAAAACCATTGCGGACCGTGCGATCGCCTACAATATTCCCGGCATCCGAGTGGATGGCAAGGATGTGCTGGCCGTTTATCAGGCTGCACAGGAAGCGATCGAGCGTGCCCGCCGGGGAGAGGGGCCGACTCTGATCGAGTGCGTGACGTACCGCAACTACGGCCACTTTGAGGGCGACGCCCAGAAATACAAAAAAGAAGAAGACAAGAAGGCGCATTTGTCGGAAATAGATGCGATCAGGAAATTCCGGAACGATTTGCTCTCCGAAAAGCTGTTTACTGAAAACGAGTTGGATGAAATCGAAGCTGCGGTTGACAAGGCGGTCGAGGAAGCAGTCGCGTTTTCGGAAAACAGTCCGTACCCGGAGCCGTCCGAACTGCTGACAGACGTATACGTGTCGTACTGA